From Planococcus halocryophilus, the proteins below share one genomic window:
- the fliJ gene encoding flagellar export protein FliJ codes for MEGFKLTQFNFRFQKILDLKENEKGFAQIQMAEAMKQHEVGHQRNRIIQKKINEAEQFKNTKQQSGINISELRMLEDYIYQLQDESLSSKRELEHLQKKVSTSQGLLQKKAQEEKTWENLKEQKLTHFQEESKAAEQSFFDEMASTRFYRLTKANNLAEGT; via the coding sequence TTGGAGGGATTTAAACTGACACAATTCAACTTTCGATTTCAAAAGATATTGGATTTAAAAGAAAATGAAAAGGGCTTTGCGCAGATCCAAATGGCTGAAGCCATGAAACAACATGAAGTAGGGCATCAGCGAAACCGTATCATCCAAAAGAAAATTAACGAAGCTGAGCAATTTAAAAACACGAAACAGCAAAGTGGGATCAACATTTCGGAGCTAAGAATGTTAGAAGATTATATTTACCAACTTCAAGATGAATCGCTGTCTTCTAAACGAGAATTAGAACATTTGCAAAAAAAAGTATCAACTTCTCAAGGTTTGTTACAAAAAAAAGCCCAAGAAGAAAAAACGTGGGAAAACTTAAAAGAGCAAAAGTTGACGCATTTTCAAGAAGAAAGCAAAGCAGCTGAGCAAAGTTTTTTTGACGAAATGGCCAGCACACGATTTTATCGCTTAACCAAAGCGAATAACTTGGCAGAAGGGACTTAA
- a CDS encoding flagellar hook-length control protein FliK: MEALKPTFHQTNSLPVKTAAVPVQGQAVFASLLESLNLGAELSNAEQQPAETLLENLSSLLESLQELSVEDQPAELQEIQYAVLQLQELQSEIPQPRFAVINQTVESAENVTDVNNKLIELLEKIQQKLQILTEAMTKEVQKSSGLAEIEESKKTVSFNEITQISKQLDELIGMLERKSQTKIGIEESKTLPEIPKFISEMLKPVKEIPKVPVDIQETPKITEKVELQPIPKIHNGEELQSPKILTEVKTSQEAASQTVASIATDASKVTGNTARTEASPQSTPFVRLENLLEDLGGMLKSSMRLVESQEGMKMRVNIFPEHLGHLEILLTSTNGKLAAQIMASTPMAKEAIELQLNQLRVSLVQQGVEVEKIEVLQQSSQQAFNQQQSQSGQRFTQPQQRNGKTHDNNGYVQLEDDKGAERQPLVGEMMKVDYTV; encoded by the coding sequence ATGGAAGCATTGAAACCAACGTTTCACCAAACTAATAGTCTCCCTGTCAAAACTGCTGCTGTACCCGTCCAAGGTCAAGCGGTATTTGCTTCTTTACTCGAGTCATTAAATTTAGGAGCAGAATTGTCGAACGCGGAACAGCAGCCTGCAGAAACTTTACTGGAAAATTTGTCATCCTTACTGGAGTCTTTGCAGGAGTTGTCAGTTGAAGATCAGCCAGCTGAATTGCAAGAAATTCAATACGCAGTTCTTCAGCTACAAGAGCTTCAAAGCGAGATCCCACAGCCACGTTTTGCGGTGATCAATCAAACGGTTGAAAGTGCGGAGAACGTAACAGATGTGAACAACAAACTGATTGAGTTGCTCGAAAAAATTCAACAGAAGTTGCAGATTTTAACAGAAGCCATGACGAAAGAAGTTCAAAAATCTTCAGGGCTTGCTGAGATAGAAGAAAGCAAAAAAACGGTAAGCTTTAACGAAATAACGCAAATTTCTAAGCAGCTCGATGAATTGATCGGCATGCTTGAGAGAAAGTCACAAACAAAAATAGGGATTGAAGAAAGCAAAACATTGCCGGAGATTCCAAAGTTTATCAGCGAAATGTTAAAACCCGTAAAAGAAATACCGAAAGTACCCGTTGATATACAAGAAACTCCGAAAATAACGGAAAAAGTAGAGTTACAACCTATTCCGAAAATCCACAACGGAGAAGAACTTCAATCCCCTAAAATACTGACTGAAGTAAAAACTTCTCAAGAGGCGGCTTCTCAAACTGTAGCTTCCATAGCAACGGATGCAAGCAAAGTTACAGGGAATACTGCTAGAACAGAAGCAAGTCCACAATCTACGCCATTTGTTCGCTTAGAAAACCTATTGGAAGATTTGGGAGGAATGCTGAAAAGCTCGATGCGTTTAGTAGAAAGCCAAGAAGGTATGAAAATGCGCGTCAATATTTTCCCTGAACATTTAGGGCATTTAGAAATTCTCCTAACGTCTACGAATGGTAAATTGGCTGCTCAAATTATGGCGAGCACTCCGATGGCAAAAGAAGCAATAGAACTTCAATTAAATCAACTAAGGGTGTCATTAGTTCAGCAAGGTGTAGAAGTAGAGAAAATCGAAGTGCTTCAACAAAGTTCGCAGCAAGCTTTTAATCAGCAGCAATCACAGTCGGGACAACGTTTTACACAGCCTCAACAAAGAAACGGAAAAACACATGACAATAATGGTTATGTGCAGCTTGAAGACGATAAGGGAGCGGAACGCCAGCCTCTTGTAGGTGAAATGATGAAAGTGGACTATACCGTATAA
- the flgD gene encoding flagellar hook assembly protein FlgD, which produces MNITTAITGTAAAQTSATKREPTNALGQDAFLKILVTQMKHQDPMEPLKDTEFIGQMAQFTSLEQLTNLNKTMSQFVTNQSASSLADYAHLIGTSVKWQSETGSGEGIVKALSSKNGELLAELEGSDGKVPINSIIHIEKNASLSNEQETV; this is translated from the coding sequence ATGAACATCACGACAGCGATAACTGGAACCGCTGCTGCGCAAACTTCAGCTACTAAGAGGGAACCGACAAATGCACTTGGACAAGACGCTTTTTTGAAAATCTTGGTGACACAAATGAAGCACCAAGATCCAATGGAGCCATTAAAAGATACAGAATTTATCGGCCAGATGGCACAGTTTACAAGCCTCGAACAATTGACCAATTTAAATAAGACCATGAGTCAATTTGTGACCAATCAATCTGCTTCTTCTTTAGCAGATTATGCGCATTTAATCGGAACATCGGTTAAATGGCAGTCAGAAACCGGGTCAGGTGAAGGAATCGTTAAAGCCTTGTCTAGCAAGAATGGGGAATTGCTAGCTGAGCTTGAAGGCTCTGATGGCAAAGTGCCAATAAACTCGATAATCCATATTGAAAAAAACGCGAGCTTGTCAAATGAACAAGAAACTGTGTGA
- a CDS encoding flagellar hook-basal body complex protein produces MLRSMYSGVSGMKGFQTKLDVIGNNISNVNTVGYKKSTINFQDLLSQNMSDSGANPMQVGLGSSMATIGVNHNAGSLMTTGVGTDLAVMGDGFFVVKDPEAAPGEGQYLTRAGNFTVTADGDLVTAQGYEVLDSTGNKINVAGFDSFSINRLGEVVRKQADGTEDNSIKMGVSAPENPSGLRKMGGSLYQMTNIASANGINIQTATDANSEVGSGVLEMSNVDLTEEFTEMIIAQRGFQANSRTVTTSDEILQEVMNLKR; encoded by the coding sequence ATGTTACGTTCAATGTACTCAGGTGTATCAGGTATGAAAGGCTTTCAAACAAAATTAGATGTAATCGGAAACAATATTTCAAACGTGAATACAGTAGGATATAAAAAAAGCACAATTAACTTTCAAGATCTTTTAAGCCAAAATATGTCTGATAGTGGTGCAAACCCAATGCAGGTTGGTTTAGGTTCATCAATGGCAACAATAGGTGTAAATCACAATGCGGGTTCATTAATGACTACTGGAGTTGGAACAGACCTTGCGGTTATGGGAGACGGATTTTTCGTTGTTAAAGATCCGGAAGCAGCCCCTGGGGAAGGACAATATTTAACGCGTGCAGGTAACTTTACTGTGACTGCTGATGGGGACCTTGTAACAGCACAAGGCTATGAAGTTTTAGATAGTACAGGGAATAAAATTAATGTCGCAGGTTTTGACTCGTTCTCCATTAATCGCTTAGGTGAAGTAGTTCGTAAACAAGCTGATGGAACAGAAGACAATAGTATAAAAATGGGGGTTTCAGCACCTGAGAATCCTTCAGGTCTTCGTAAAATGGGTGGTTCATTATACCAAATGACAAATATAGCTAGTGCGAACGGGATAAATATTCAAACCGCAACTGATGCGAATTCAGAAGTAGGTTCTGGCGTACTTGAAATGTCAAACGTTGACTTAACGGAAGAGTTTACGGAAATGATTATTGCGCAGCGTGGATTCCAAGCAAATTCACGTACTGTGACTACTTCTGATGAAATCTTACAAGAAGTTATGAATCTGAAACGCTAA
- a CDS encoding flagellar FlbD family protein yields the protein MIQLTRLNRSSIVLNAIYIERIESTPDTLVTLTTGKKVHVLETIEEVTDKVTDYYRKLNILPRLHEPNLDE from the coding sequence ATGATTCAACTTACCAGATTAAACCGCTCGTCTATTGTATTGAATGCCATCTATATTGAACGAATAGAATCAACACCAGATACATTGGTGACATTAACAACAGGCAAGAAAGTCCATGTACTAGAAACCATAGAGGAAGTTACGGACAAAGTGACCGATTATTACCGGAAACTGAACATTTTACCTCGTTTGCATGAGCCGAACTTGGACGAATGA
- the fliM gene encoding flagellar motor switch protein FliM, whose amino-acid sequence MTDVLSDENIKTILSSIGKQRPKAIDKKRNVQEYDFKKALRFSQDHIRTLSRIHENFSRLLASYFSAQLRTYVQVNVEAVEEVSYQEFIRNIEKKSMLGVFEASPLQGSMVMDFSPDVVHVMFDRLLGGQGNILEKSSELTEIEISVIKRVFAKSLDCFQEAWLSVIKLTPELKEIEVNPQFLTTSSPNETVILVKLQTKIGNVEGIINICLPHVVLEQILPKLSAKHWLANQKKAIEIHEMEALEEKLQSTKMEIKAVLGQTTIELGDFLNLKNGDVIRLNESYDSPVTLQVDNKLKFYAQPGVSKGRMAVQVTEVSTQGVVFDDD is encoded by the coding sequence GTGACAGACGTTTTATCAGATGAAAATATCAAAACCATTCTTTCGTCAATTGGGAAACAAAGGCCGAAAGCTATCGACAAAAAAAGAAATGTTCAAGAGTATGATTTCAAGAAAGCATTACGTTTCTCACAAGATCATATCCGTACCTTATCCCGGATTCATGAGAACTTTTCCCGCTTATTGGCTTCATACTTCTCGGCGCAACTTCGAACTTATGTTCAAGTGAATGTTGAAGCAGTAGAGGAAGTTTCTTATCAGGAGTTTATCCGCAATATCGAGAAAAAATCGATGTTGGGAGTCTTCGAAGCTTCACCGCTTCAAGGAAGTATGGTTATGGATTTTTCGCCGGACGTGGTGCACGTCATGTTCGATCGTCTTCTAGGAGGACAAGGAAACATTTTAGAGAAATCCAGTGAATTGACCGAAATTGAAATCAGTGTCATCAAACGGGTTTTTGCAAAATCACTCGACTGCTTTCAGGAAGCTTGGTTATCGGTGATAAAGCTAACTCCTGAGCTCAAAGAAATTGAAGTGAATCCGCAATTCCTGACCACTTCTTCTCCAAATGAAACAGTCATATTAGTAAAGCTACAAACAAAAATCGGCAATGTAGAAGGCATCATCAATATCTGTCTGCCTCATGTCGTACTAGAACAAATTTTACCGAAGCTGTCAGCGAAACATTGGCTGGCCAATCAAAAAAAAGCTATTGAAATCCATGAAATGGAAGCTCTCGAGGAAAAGCTCCAGAGCACTAAAATGGAAATCAAAGCTGTACTGGGACAAACGACAATTGAACTTGGAGATTTTCTGAACTTGAAAAATGGAGATGTGATTCGTTTAAATGAATCATACGATTCACCTGTCACGCTTCAAGTAGACAATAAATTAAAATTTTATGCGCAACCAGGCGTTTCAAAAGGTCGAATGGCTGTACAAGTGACCGAAGTATCAACTCAAGGAGTTGTTTTCGATGACGATTAA
- the fliY gene encoding flagellar motor switch phosphatase FliY codes for MTINQHSPEELASLLNYEKTGGKMMPENSLSKTESEAVIELLNTSLGGSAVVLSSLLSEQVFVTSPTLTIKDKDEMFASVTAPFYGVLGEYAGAAKGMQILAVSKRELDVALATGQDLTEEDAKFKAVQELVEKMFVAVTESMSTLMEKEITHSLTGIDIVNQGEDFAVDNYTKEQWFTESEFQINVSSRQNIRFYLYLPLPFVKSLVSILNEPFDEEEIKEIGEMPKPSDNKHNEQAQSPLTQESQAIQSVQFSSFDNTELETSEPNNLNMLLDIPLQVTVELGRTKRMVKDILEISQGSIIELDKLAGEPVDILINNKLIAVGEVVVIDENFGVRVTDVLSTAERISKLR; via the coding sequence ATGACGATTAATCAGCACTCACCAGAAGAACTTGCAAGTTTACTGAATTACGAGAAGACAGGAGGTAAGATGATGCCAGAAAACTCATTATCAAAAACAGAGTCAGAAGCAGTCATCGAATTGTTGAACACATCACTGGGCGGTTCCGCTGTCGTGTTGTCATCACTGCTTTCCGAACAGGTCTTCGTGACTTCACCAACTTTGACTATAAAGGATAAAGACGAAATGTTCGCTTCTGTGACTGCACCGTTCTATGGGGTACTTGGAGAATACGCTGGAGCTGCTAAAGGTATGCAAATCCTTGCCGTTTCAAAAAGAGAACTCGATGTGGCATTGGCAACCGGCCAGGACCTTACCGAGGAAGATGCCAAATTTAAAGCAGTTCAAGAGCTGGTTGAAAAGATGTTTGTTGCCGTAACAGAGTCGATGTCCACATTAATGGAAAAAGAAATTACTCATTCTTTAACGGGCATAGACATTGTCAACCAAGGTGAAGATTTTGCTGTAGATAATTACACTAAAGAGCAATGGTTTACGGAATCAGAATTTCAGATAAATGTCAGCAGCAGACAAAACATTCGCTTCTATCTGTATCTGCCGCTACCATTTGTTAAAAGTTTAGTTTCTATACTGAATGAACCGTTTGATGAAGAAGAAATAAAGGAGATCGGTGAAATGCCAAAGCCATCAGATAACAAGCACAATGAGCAGGCTCAAAGTCCACTGACTCAAGAAAGTCAGGCGATTCAAAGTGTTCAATTTTCAAGCTTTGATAACACAGAATTAGAGACATCTGAGCCGAATAACCTGAATATGCTATTGGACATCCCTCTTCAAGTAACCGTGGAACTAGGACGTACTAAACGGATGGTTAAAGACATATTAGAAATTTCTCAAGGATCTATTATCGAATTGGATAAATTAGCTGGAGAACCGGTTGATATTCTAATTAACAATAAGTTGATCGCAGTGGGAGAAGTTGTTGTCATTGATGAGAACTTCGGCGTTCGTGTAACAGATGTACTGAGTACGGCTGAGCGCATTTCAAAATTGCGTTAA
- a CDS encoding flagellar biosynthetic protein FliO, with protein sequence MNKTIYLYLMLLMAALFFAAMSVPLTVQASPNVVEWMNNEEPTEEVPVESIENPPVEEKSLAGIIIQLAFYTLLIVVMIYGLIKFLAARQKNLQPNQAVKLMGGTPLGNNKSLQVVKVGGQVYLIGVGDEVTLIKEFSDAAEISAIEKDFEQQQPAISQNLFNFTKKKIGDFSKQPQKNGFDQLFKQSLNKQKAKQQDLEKEFQQDSHDKEGRPL encoded by the coding sequence GTGAACAAAACAATATATTTATATCTCATGCTGCTCATGGCGGCTCTGTTTTTTGCTGCAATGTCGGTGCCTTTGACTGTTCAAGCGAGTCCAAACGTTGTGGAATGGATGAACAATGAAGAGCCAACAGAAGAAGTACCGGTAGAAAGCATAGAAAATCCACCGGTAGAGGAAAAAAGTCTAGCGGGTATCATCATCCAATTAGCTTTTTATACGCTACTAATCGTGGTGATGATTTACGGACTTATTAAATTTTTGGCAGCACGTCAAAAAAATCTTCAACCCAATCAGGCTGTTAAGTTAATGGGAGGTACGCCATTAGGTAACAATAAATCGCTGCAAGTAGTGAAAGTCGGTGGTCAAGTGTATTTAATCGGCGTGGGTGATGAAGTAACGTTGATCAAGGAATTTTCGGATGCAGCAGAAATTAGCGCCATCGAAAAGGACTTTGAACAACAGCAGCCGGCCATCTCTCAAAACTTATTTAACTTTACGAAGAAAAAAATTGGGGACTTTTCGAAACAACCGCAAAAAAATGGTTTCGATCAGTTATTCAAACAAAGCTTGAATAAGCAAAAAGCTAAGCAACAAGATCTTGAAAAAGAGTTTCAGCAAGACTCACACGATAAGGAAGGGCGTCCATTATGA
- the fliP gene encoding flagellar type III secretion system pore protein FliP (The bacterial flagellar biogenesis protein FliP forms a type III secretion system (T3SS)-type pore required for flagellar assembly.), with translation MIPEILSSINIPGIDFGAESPEDVSTTLQLFFLLTILSLAPGILIMMTSFTRIIIVLSFVRTGLGTQSMPPNQVLVGLALFLTFFIMSPIVTEMNETALQPYLDGEMEQQEALDTAIVPLKEFMAKNTREKDLALFFKYAELEKPNSIEEIPLTSLIPAFAISEMKTAFQIGFVIFIPFLIIDMVVASTLMAMGMMMLPPVMISLPFKILLFVLVDGWYLIIESLLVSF, from the coding sequence ATGATTCCGGAAATTTTATCTTCCATCAATATTCCGGGCATTGATTTTGGCGCAGAGTCACCTGAAGATGTCTCAACAACACTTCAGTTATTTTTCTTATTAACGATTCTTTCACTAGCTCCAGGCATCCTGATCATGATGACCAGTTTTACACGAATCATCATCGTTTTATCGTTTGTCCGAACTGGACTTGGTACTCAATCGATGCCGCCAAACCAAGTGTTGGTTGGTCTCGCGTTATTTTTAACGTTTTTCATCATGTCACCGATTGTCACAGAGATGAACGAGACGGCGTTGCAGCCTTATTTGGACGGTGAAATGGAACAACAAGAAGCATTAGATACAGCGATTGTGCCGTTAAAAGAATTTATGGCGAAAAATACGCGTGAAAAAGACTTAGCGTTATTTTTTAAATACGCAGAGCTTGAAAAACCTAACAGTATTGAAGAAATCCCACTAACTTCACTCATTCCAGCATTTGCGATTAGTGAGATGAAGACAGCTTTCCAAATCGGCTTTGTTATTTTCATTCCTTTTTTGATCATCGATATGGTTGTGGCCAGTACGTTAATGGCGATGGGGATGATGATGTTACCGCCAGTCATGATTTCGTTGCCATTTAAAATCTTACTATTTGTTCTTGTAGATGGCTGGTATTTAATAATCGAATCGCTGCTGGTCAGCTTTTGA
- the fliQ gene encoding flagellar biosynthesis protein FliQ, with product MTPDMVIKLAEQSIFTVILISAPMLLIALAVGLLVSVFQAMTQIQEQTLAFIPKILAVFIALVVFGPWMLTLLLDYTRDLFEQLPRIIG from the coding sequence ATGACTCCAGATATGGTGATTAAACTAGCCGAACAATCGATTTTTACTGTTATTCTTATATCTGCTCCGATGCTGCTCATTGCCCTGGCTGTCGGCTTATTGGTTAGTGTGTTTCAAGCGATGACACAAATCCAGGAACAAACACTGGCGTTTATCCCGAAAATATTGGCAGTGTTCATCGCACTCGTCGTTTTTGGACCTTGGATGCTGACATTGTTGTTAGATTACACACGAGATTTGTTTGAGCAATTGCCGAGAATTATCGGGTAA